Proteins from a genomic interval of Nocardia sp. BMG51109:
- a CDS encoding (2Fe-2S)-binding protein — translation MTGENSPGAAAVPLVVTINGRRCERTVPARMTLADFLRDELGLTGTHLGCEHGVCGACAVFIDGRSARACLTLAAQVDRCDVVTVEGLDRFEETGRLRRCFSERRGLQCGFCTPGFLVTSVELLRDPDREKPLTEDTVREAISGNICRCTGYQGIVDAVLDADTSE, via the coding sequence ATGACCGGCGAGAATTCCCCGGGCGCCGCGGCGGTGCCCCTCGTGGTGACGATCAACGGACGCCGTTGTGAGCGAACGGTTCCCGCGCGCATGACGCTGGCCGACTTTCTGCGCGACGAACTCGGCCTGACCGGTACCCATCTCGGCTGCGAGCACGGCGTGTGCGGTGCGTGTGCGGTGTTCATCGATGGGCGCAGCGCCCGGGCCTGCCTGACGCTGGCCGCGCAGGTGGATCGATGCGACGTGGTCACCGTCGAGGGCCTGGACCGGTTCGAGGAAACCGGGCGGCTGCGGCGGTGCTTCTCGGAGCGGCGCGGGCTGCAATGCGGCTTCTGCACACCCGGATTCCTCGTGACCTCGGTGGAACTGTTACGCGACCCCGACCGCGAGAAGCCGCTGACCGAGGACACGGTACGGGAGGCGATATCGGGAAATATCTGCCGCTGCACCGGATATCAGGGCATCGTGGACGCGGTCCTGGACGCCGATACGTCGGAGTAG
- a CDS encoding ABC transporter ATP-binding protein: MNQQGITMDGVSVVFETPAGSVTAVDAVTEHVPHGSFVSIVGPSGCGKSTLLAVVAGLQKATTGAVGIGGTPVTGPDPRIGIVFQEDSTLPWRTVEENVCFAMQMIGIDKAARRTRAREAIELVGLTGFEKSYPSMLSGGMRQRVALARTLAVQPEVVLMDEPFAALDQQTRLFLGAEVRQIWARTDQTVVFVTHDISEAILLSQRVWVMSYRPGTIIDTVDIDLPDDRDAGVVSTPRFNELHNRIWSSLQAESKRGFTQQEAAIR, encoded by the coding sequence ATGAATCAACAGGGCATCACCATGGACGGCGTATCGGTCGTCTTCGAGACGCCGGCGGGCAGTGTGACCGCCGTCGACGCGGTGACCGAGCACGTGCCGCACGGCAGTTTCGTTTCCATCGTCGGCCCCAGCGGGTGCGGCAAGTCGACATTGCTGGCGGTCGTCGCGGGGTTGCAGAAGGCGACCACCGGCGCCGTCGGTATCGGCGGTACGCCGGTCACCGGGCCGGACCCGCGAATCGGCATCGTCTTTCAGGAGGATTCGACGCTGCCGTGGCGGACCGTGGAAGAAAATGTCTGTTTCGCCATGCAGATGATCGGCATCGATAAGGCGGCCCGGCGCACCCGCGCGCGGGAGGCGATCGAACTGGTCGGGCTCACCGGGTTCGAGAAATCGTATCCGTCGATGCTGTCCGGCGGGATGCGCCAGCGGGTGGCGCTGGCACGCACCCTCGCCGTCCAGCCCGAGGTCGTTCTCATGGACGAGCCCTTCGCGGCACTCGACCAGCAGACCCGGCTTTTCCTGGGTGCCGAGGTCAGGCAGATCTGGGCGCGGACCGATCAGACTGTGGTATTCGTGACACACGACATTTCCGAGGCGATTCTGCTCTCCCAGCGGGTCTGGGTGATGTCCTATCGCCCCGGCACGATCATCGATACCGTCGATATCGATCTGCCGGACGACCGGGACGCCGGAGTGGTGTCGACTCCTCGATTCAACGAACTGCACAACCGGATCTGGAGTTCGCTGCAGGCCGAATCCAAGCGCGGGTTCACGCAGCAGGAGGCGGCAATTCGATGA
- a CDS encoding xanthine dehydrogenase family protein molybdopterin-binding subunit: MTSTDSSREYIGVSVPRREDDRLLRGQGRFLADLAAGAHHVVFVRSTEAHARIDRIDASAAERLPGVLGIFGAADLGIDGTPIPLLTRPDADFDAATSCVLAEQRLPILAGDRVHYVGQPIAVVVAEDRYRAEDALEAVAVEYSPLPVVTDPVAALEPDSPVLFDHLATNEAARLGFSFGGVDAARESAHRVVEGTYRMDRHGAVPLECRGVLAQVDSRRGQVDVVTSTQVPHMVRKAICGVTGWDPQEVKVAVPDVGGGFGTKANVYGEEIVLAILARLTGHRLIWVEDRQEHLAASAQGRDQLHRTRLSVAEDGTILAWEDDFVVDIGAGSLWVAGIVANTAIHLLGPYRMPAARIAGRAVLTNKTLVAQYRGAGRPEAAFALERSLDAAAAELGLTPAEIRRRNLLTAADMPYPRPIPYRDGVPIVYDGADYRACLDSVAETLPPERVARYAAEHPDLRIGYGLGCYLEATGRGPHETARIRVLPNGHFEVTAGAASAGQGHETVFAQVAADALGVPLDTVHYVVSDTERLPEGVGTFASRSAILSGSAIHQASRDLVELAAERAHRLLADGPVSYEAGRFTASDRSVDWRGLAAAQSVGGDGEGGRAMDVTAVFRPRTVTWTMGAHAVVLGVHRRTGMVRILEYAVSHEGGREINPKIVEGQVVGGVAQGVGGALFERWGYSDTGNPLSTTFAAYHLPLSTDMPRVTVNHLHVDTPVNPIGVRGAGESGTIAVYAAVAAGVDDALGGGFHVTRTPIDTGALCRASAGAEVPR; encoded by the coding sequence GTGACCAGTACCGATTCTTCACGGGAATACATCGGCGTCTCGGTGCCGCGCCGCGAGGACGATCGCCTGCTGCGGGGGCAGGGGCGTTTCCTCGCCGACCTCGCGGCGGGAGCGCACCACGTCGTATTCGTCCGCTCGACCGAGGCGCATGCGCGCATCGACCGGATCGATGCGTCGGCGGCGGAGCGGCTGCCGGGCGTGCTCGGTATCTTCGGCGCCGCCGACCTCGGCATCGACGGAACGCCGATTCCGCTGTTGACCCGCCCGGACGCGGATTTCGACGCGGCGACCTCCTGCGTCCTGGCCGAGCAGCGACTGCCCATCCTGGCCGGCGATCGCGTGCACTACGTGGGTCAGCCGATCGCCGTCGTCGTCGCCGAGGACCGATACCGGGCCGAGGACGCGCTCGAGGCGGTCGCGGTGGAGTATTCGCCGTTGCCGGTGGTGACCGATCCGGTGGCCGCCCTCGAACCGGACAGTCCCGTTCTCTTCGATCATCTGGCGACGAATGAGGCGGCACGGCTGGGCTTCTCGTTCGGCGGAGTGGATGCGGCGCGCGAGTCGGCGCACCGTGTGGTCGAGGGAACCTACCGGATGGACCGGCACGGCGCGGTGCCGCTGGAGTGCAGAGGCGTTCTCGCACAGGTCGATTCCCGGCGCGGGCAGGTCGACGTCGTCACCTCCACACAGGTCCCGCACATGGTGCGCAAGGCGATCTGCGGCGTGACGGGATGGGATCCCCAGGAGGTCAAGGTCGCCGTTCCGGACGTCGGCGGCGGGTTCGGGACGAAGGCCAACGTCTACGGCGAGGAGATCGTGCTCGCGATCCTGGCCCGGCTGACCGGCCACCGGCTGATCTGGGTCGAAGATCGCCAGGAGCACCTCGCGGCCAGTGCGCAGGGTCGCGACCAGCTGCACCGCACGCGGCTCTCGGTGGCCGAGGACGGGACGATCCTCGCGTGGGAGGACGACTTCGTCGTGGACATCGGGGCCGGAAGTCTCTGGGTCGCAGGGATTGTCGCCAATACCGCCATTCATCTGCTCGGTCCCTACCGGATGCCGGCCGCGCGCATCGCCGGCCGCGCGGTGCTGACCAACAAGACACTGGTCGCCCAGTATCGCGGTGCCGGGCGCCCGGAGGCCGCCTTCGCCTTGGAACGCAGCCTGGACGCGGCCGCCGCCGAGCTGGGCCTGACACCTGCCGAGATCCGCCGGCGAAACCTGCTCACCGCGGCGGATATGCCCTACCCGCGGCCGATTCCCTATCGCGACGGCGTGCCGATCGTCTACGACGGCGCCGACTACCGGGCCTGCCTGGACTCGGTCGCCGAGACCCTGCCTCCGGAACGCGTCGCACGGTATGCCGCCGAACATCCGGACCTCCGCATCGGATACGGGCTGGGCTGTTATCTCGAGGCCACCGGGCGGGGGCCGCACGAGACCGCCCGCATCCGCGTGCTGCCGAACGGCCACTTCGAGGTCACCGCCGGCGCGGCGAGCGCCGGGCAGGGGCACGAGACGGTGTTCGCGCAGGTCGCCGCCGATGCGCTGGGCGTTCCGCTGGATACCGTGCACTACGTCGTCTCCGACACCGAGCGGCTGCCCGAAGGGGTGGGCACGTTCGCCAGCCGCTCGGCGATTCTGTCCGGTTCGGCCATCCACCAGGCGTCGCGGGACCTCGTCGAACTCGCGGCGGAGCGGGCCCACCGGCTGCTGGCCGACGGCCCGGTGAGCTACGAGGCCGGGCGTTTCACCGCCTCCGATCGCTCCGTCGACTGGCGCGGGCTCGCGGCCGCGCAGTCGGTCGGCGGGGACGGGGAGGGCGGCCGTGCCATGGACGTCACCGCCGTCTTCCGGCCGCGGACCGTGACATGGACGATGGGGGCGCATGCGGTGGTTCTCGGGGTGCATCGCCGGACCGGGATGGTCCGGATCCTGGAGTACGCCGTCTCGCACGAGGGCGGGCGCGAGATCAACCCGAAGATCGTCGAGGGCCAGGTCGTCGGTGGCGTGGCGCAGGGTGTGGGCGGGGCGCTGTTCGAGCGGTGGGGGTACTCCGACACCGGCAACCCGCTGTCGACCACGTTTGCGGCATACCATCTTCCGCTGTCCACCGATATGCCCCGGGTCACGGTCAACCACCTGCACGTCGATACGCCCGTCAACCCGATCGGGGTGCGCGGAGCGGGGGAGAGCGGGACCATCGCCGTCTACGCGGCGGTCGCCGCCGGCGTCGACGATGCGCTCGGCGGCGGCTTCCACGTGACCCGGACCCCGATCGATACCGGAGCGCTGTGCCGGGCATCGGCCGGAGCGGAGGTGCCGCGGTGA
- a CDS encoding xanthine dehydrogenase family protein subunit M, giving the protein MKPAEFAYHRPDSVAEALALLAEDPDAKLLAGGQSLLTLMNLRLARPSAVIDIGRLGELTRIFDDTDDLILGALVTHRTVETDPLIATRTPLLANAARYIGHIGIRNRGTLGGSIAHADPAAEMPLAAVALGATCHVESAVTGRREVAAEEMFESFYTNSLHPHEMITWISVPAIAPEQGWGFVEYAHQHGDYGMAGAGVLLGLDPERRIASLRAAVLNAADRPLLFLGEDVIGERPGPDLWRDLAERWASRTEPSSEDPGYSRRLCAAALAEALTAAERRIERGTGAIG; this is encoded by the coding sequence GTGAAGCCCGCCGAATTCGCCTATCACAGACCGGATTCGGTGGCCGAGGCGCTGGCGCTGCTGGCCGAGGATCCGGATGCCAAGCTGCTGGCCGGCGGCCAATCGCTGCTGACGCTGATGAATCTCCGCCTGGCCCGGCCCAGCGCGGTGATCGATATCGGCCGGTTGGGCGAACTCACCCGGATCTTCGACGACACCGACGACCTGATCCTCGGTGCTCTCGTCACCCACCGCACGGTCGAAACCGATCCCCTGATCGCCACGCGCACACCGCTTCTCGCGAATGCGGCGCGATACATCGGCCATATCGGCATCCGGAACCGGGGCACCCTCGGCGGCTCGATCGCGCACGCCGACCCGGCCGCGGAGATGCCGCTGGCCGCCGTCGCTCTCGGCGCCACCTGCCACGTCGAATCCGCGGTCACCGGTCGTCGCGAGGTGGCCGCCGAGGAGATGTTCGAGTCGTTCTACACGAACTCCCTGCACCCGCACGAGATGATCACCTGGATCTCGGTTCCCGCGATCGCGCCCGAACAGGGCTGGGGCTTCGTGGAATACGCCCATCAGCACGGCGACTACGGGATGGCGGGCGCCGGCGTGCTGCTCGGTCTCGATCCGGAGCGCCGCATCGCCTCCCTGCGGGCGGCGGTTCTGAACGCGGCCGATCGGCCGTTACTGTTCCTCGGCGAGGACGTGATCGGCGAACGGCCGGGACCGGACCTGTGGCGAGATCTCGCCGAGCGGTGGGCGTCCCGGACCGAACCGTCGTCCGAGGACCCCGGCTATTCCCGCCGGCTGTGCGCGGCCGCCCTGGCCGAGGCGCTGACCGCCGCCGAACGCCGCATCGAGCGAGGAACAGGAGCAATCGGATGA
- a CDS encoding VOC family protein produces the protein MSLVPSWELRAEFARALSAMYGTEVPAYNDLLEVATEVNGDVLGRDGADAERLGDAGRVAAERHGAIRVGTPREMRRVATIFAGFGMTPVGFYDLREAATSAVPVVSTAFRPVAPEELALNPFRVFTSLLVIDDPRFFAPEITAELSRFLDDRELFGEELLELAVLAQDGGGLPRAQADRYVRLATAAFELSGDPVDHEWYRTLDEISSVAADIGGVTSTHINHLTPRVLDIDELYRRMEARGITMIDEIQGPPRWAGPDVLLRQTSFRALAEPRKFRAADGSVFTGSLRLRFGEVEARGVALTPAGRDLYDRMIAKVDARLADRPGRTRQEVAAEVWSADLPASEDELALRDLAYFTFTVAAEPPSTGRPGTDLAQLVRDGWVTPQPIVYEDFLPRSAAGIFQSNLTSEGHKDTSRDGSDRSPEWLSEILGRPVADPYDLYAAQRQASLDRVARQLGLSAPITLTKDSR, from the coding sequence ATGTCCCTGGTCCCTTCGTGGGAACTCCGAGCGGAGTTCGCCCGCGCACTGTCGGCGATGTACGGCACCGAGGTCCCCGCCTACAACGACCTGCTCGAGGTCGCCACCGAGGTCAACGGGGACGTGCTCGGCCGCGACGGCGCCGACGCCGAGCGCTTGGGCGACGCCGGCCGGGTCGCGGCGGAACGGCACGGCGCGATCCGAGTCGGCACCCCTCGGGAGATGCGCCGGGTGGCGACGATCTTCGCCGGATTCGGCATGACACCGGTCGGCTTCTACGATCTGCGTGAGGCGGCCACCAGCGCCGTCCCCGTCGTCTCGACCGCCTTCCGGCCGGTCGCTCCGGAAGAGCTGGCGCTCAACCCTTTTCGCGTGTTCACGTCGCTGCTGGTCATCGACGATCCGCGGTTCTTCGCGCCGGAGATCACCGCGGAGCTGAGCCGATTCCTCGACGACCGCGAGCTGTTCGGGGAGGAGCTGCTGGAACTCGCGGTGTTGGCCCAGGACGGCGGGGGCCTCCCCCGCGCGCAGGCCGACCGCTACGTCCGGCTCGCGACGGCCGCCTTCGAACTGTCCGGCGATCCGGTGGATCACGAGTGGTACCGGACGCTGGACGAGATCTCGTCCGTGGCGGCCGACATCGGTGGCGTCACGAGCACGCACATCAACCATCTGACCCCTCGGGTGCTCGATATCGATGAGCTCTACCGCCGGATGGAGGCGCGGGGCATCACGATGATCGACGAGATTCAGGGCCCGCCCCGCTGGGCCGGACCCGATGTGCTGCTGCGCCAGACGTCCTTCCGGGCGCTGGCCGAACCGCGCAAGTTCCGCGCCGCCGACGGCAGCGTCTTCACCGGCTCGCTCCGCCTCAGGTTCGGCGAGGTCGAGGCCCGGGGAGTCGCACTGACACCGGCCGGCCGCGACCTCTACGACCGGATGATCGCGAAAGTCGATGCGCGCCTTGCCGACCGGCCCGGACGCACCAGGCAGGAGGTGGCGGCCGAGGTCTGGTCCGCCGACCTGCCGGCGAGCGAAGACGAACTCGCGCTGCGGGATCTCGCCTATTTCACCTTCACCGTCGCGGCCGAACCACCGAGCACCGGCCGGCCCGGCACCGATCTGGCCCAACTCGTTCGCGACGGCTGGGTGACTCCCCAGCCGATCGTGTACGAGGATTTCCTGCCGCGCTCGGCGGCCGGCATCTTCCAGTCGAACCTCACCTCCGAGGGCCACAAGGACACGTCCCGGGACGGATCGGACCGCAGCCCCGAGTGGCTGTCCGAGATCCTCGGCCGCCCGGTCGCCGACCCCTACGACCTCTACGCCGCCCAGCGCCAGGCGAGCCTGGACCGGGTCGCCCGGCAGCTCGGGCTCTCCGCGCCCATCACACTCACGAAGGATTCCCGCTGA
- a CDS encoding ABC transporter permease, with product MTASFVAQDDSPAEAAPPAGRPRPAGRRGRRIGDGLYSVVATVVLIALFAVICEIGVRAGLWNESILPAPSTIVAELGKLVTEGQFWTDARRTGLEVAAAIVFGGLIGLAAGVLFWRLPLMGRIFEPYLVSFYAVPLVLFYPVMIVVVGINAMSVIILATIMAAIPMALNTAVGLKGMPPVYMKLARSLRTSPRQTLFAIAIPAAGPYIVAGLRLAVVYALIGTIAMEFTTAQAGLGYRVRYLYEIFDNTGMFAYIAVVLILSCVLTVILALVERALTRGRTR from the coding sequence ATGACCGCCTCCTTTGTCGCACAGGATGATTCGCCGGCGGAGGCGGCACCGCCGGCCGGCCGTCCGCGGCCTGCGGGCCGGCGCGGGCGGCGGATCGGCGACGGCCTGTACAGCGTCGTCGCGACCGTCGTCCTCATCGCGCTGTTCGCGGTGATCTGCGAGATCGGTGTCCGCGCCGGGCTGTGGAACGAGAGCATTCTGCCCGCGCCGTCGACGATCGTCGCGGAGCTGGGAAAGCTGGTGACGGAGGGCCAGTTCTGGACCGATGCGCGGCGAACCGGCCTCGAGGTGGCGGCGGCCATCGTCTTCGGCGGGCTCATCGGCCTCGCCGCCGGCGTGCTGTTCTGGCGGCTGCCGCTGATGGGCCGGATCTTCGAACCGTATCTCGTGTCGTTCTACGCGGTGCCGCTCGTGCTGTTCTATCCGGTGATGATCGTCGTGGTGGGTATCAACGCCATGTCGGTCATCATTCTCGCGACGATCATGGCGGCCATTCCGATGGCGCTGAACACCGCCGTCGGCCTGAAAGGTATGCCGCCGGTGTACATGAAACTGGCTCGCTCGCTGCGGACCTCGCCGCGGCAGACGCTGTTCGCCATCGCGATACCCGCCGCCGGTCCCTATATCGTCGCCGGGCTGCGGCTGGCGGTGGTCTACGCGCTGATCGGCACGATCGCGATGGAATTCACCACGGCGCAGGCCGGATTGGGATATCGCGTGCGTTACCTGTACGAAATCTTCGACAACACAGGGATGTTCGCCTACATCGCCGTGGTGCTGATTCTGTCGTGCGTCCTCACCGTGATCCTGGCCCTGGTCGAGCGCGCGCTGACGCGAGGGAGGACCCGATGA
- a CDS encoding LLM class flavin-dependent oxidoreductase, which yields MGVGLFPTEPVGAMRDYVLLSESLGYDNVWFGDSQNIWRESSTVMGAAAVGTERIVFGTGVTNAVTRHRSLLASSWATLAEFTGGRVALGIGTGDSSLRTMGLRPLKLAALEESIRQLRLLFRGEKVAEPTSGAEYHLNYLTEPVHVPIYIAASAPKILRMSGRIADGVIVLVGTEPRFIEAALATIEEGAKESGRTLDDIHIVLWTPTAIDPDRTEARDLVRAHVSRVAIRPLPAQVSPDLDAAIERIRRSYDYYHHMDTEASHADLVPDELVDLFALAGTPEECARRLKEIESLGVDQVSIVPFVRPGQSREPTIRRFAEIVAGL from the coding sequence ATGGGAGTTGGTCTGTTCCCCACCGAGCCGGTCGGCGCGATGCGTGACTACGTGCTGCTGAGCGAGTCGCTGGGGTACGACAACGTCTGGTTCGGCGACTCGCAGAACATCTGGCGGGAATCGTCGACGGTCATGGGCGCCGCCGCGGTGGGGACGGAGCGGATCGTCTTCGGTACCGGCGTCACGAATGCCGTCACCCGTCACCGGTCGCTGCTGGCGTCCTCGTGGGCCACGCTGGCGGAATTCACCGGCGGCCGTGTCGCACTGGGCATCGGCACGGGCGATTCGTCGCTGCGCACGATGGGTCTCCGGCCGCTGAAGCTGGCCGCGCTGGAGGAGTCGATTCGCCAGCTGCGCTTGCTGTTTCGCGGGGAGAAGGTGGCCGAGCCGACCAGCGGCGCCGAGTATCACCTGAACTACCTGACCGAACCGGTGCACGTGCCGATCTACATCGCGGCCTCCGCGCCGAAGATTCTCCGGATGTCCGGCCGGATCGCGGACGGCGTGATCGTCCTGGTCGGGACCGAACCGCGTTTCATCGAGGCGGCGCTCGCCACCATCGAGGAGGGGGCGAAGGAGAGCGGCCGCACGCTGGACGACATCCACATCGTGCTGTGGACCCCGACGGCCATCGACCCGGACCGCACCGAGGCCCGCGACCTCGTCCGGGCGCACGTCTCGCGCGTCGCGATTCGCCCGCTGCCCGCGCAGGTCTCGCCCGACCTCGACGCCGCCATCGAACGGATCCGTCGGTCCTACGACTACTACCACCACATGGATACCGAGGCGTCGCACGCGGATCTGGTTCCCGACGAGCTGGTCGATCTCTTCGCGCTCGCGGGCACGCCGGAGGAGTGCGCACGGCGTCTGAAGGAGATCGAATCGCTTGGGGTCGATCAGGTTTCGATCGTTCCGTTCGTGCGGCCGGGGCAGAGCAGAGAGCCCACGATTCGCCGGTTCGCCGAGATCGTCGCGGGTCTGTAG
- a CDS encoding ABC transporter permease: MTTTAPAPRYPSSTRSRLRALAENQFVGSLALAVLLVLLWQVASGLTFVIPSPAETISVLADNITDPGYIFDVRVTAQNVFFAFVIGTAVGGVLGLLLGLSEWLRRTFEPLIIMLNGIPKIVLYPVLLPIFSLVGSKIVMGVLFALFPVLINVSTGVREIPRVYWKLAESVQADAWQKLVYLIAPAIRRPLLTGIRLAVSLAVVGVVLSEFFATRRGLGRVVLQAYSHGDYASMVATLVLLITVSFTLSIALWQWEKRIQ; encoded by the coding sequence ATGACGACCACTGCACCGGCGCCGCGGTATCCGTCGTCCACGAGGAGTCGCCTACGGGCGCTGGCCGAGAACCAGTTCGTCGGATCGCTCGCCCTGGCCGTGCTCCTGGTACTGCTGTGGCAGGTGGCCTCCGGGCTCACCTTCGTGATTCCCTCACCGGCGGAAACGATTTCCGTTCTGGCCGACAACATCACCGACCCCGGCTACATCTTCGATGTGCGGGTGACGGCTCAGAATGTGTTCTTCGCCTTCGTCATCGGCACCGCCGTCGGCGGCGTCCTGGGTCTGCTCCTCGGGCTGTCGGAGTGGCTGCGGCGCACCTTCGAGCCGCTGATCATCATGCTCAACGGAATTCCGAAGATCGTGCTGTACCCGGTGCTGCTGCCGATTTTCAGCCTGGTCGGGTCGAAGATCGTCATGGGTGTGTTGTTCGCGCTGTTCCCGGTGCTGATCAACGTGTCGACGGGGGTGCGGGAAATTCCCCGGGTCTACTGGAAACTGGCCGAATCCGTGCAGGCCGACGCGTGGCAGAAGCTGGTGTACCTCATCGCGCCCGCCATTCGCCGGCCGTTGCTCACCGGCATCCGCCTGGCGGTCAGCCTGGCCGTCGTCGGTGTGGTGCTGTCGGAGTTCTTCGCCACCCGGCGAGGACTCGGCCGGGTGGTTCTACAGGCGTACAGCCACGGCGACTACGCGTCGATGGTCGCGACACTCGTGCTCCTGATCACCGTCTCCTTCACCCTGTCGATCGCATTGTGGCAGTGGGAGAAGCGAATTCAGTGA
- a CDS encoding ABC transporter substrate-binding protein, whose amino-acid sequence MAVLVTLVVAGGTASCVNESAAPTESSNSLRISATGVDSLPFMAILQVGINKGWFTEEGLAVNMYSGGGGGNTLRVVTSGDADLAIAGNSSVVLASRQVSSNLTVIAPWFQVNDFGWIAPAGRSVQNATLGFSSAGSSTELLVKGLERDLEVKSQAVGAMGDNWTAAKAGEITAGWAMEPYITEKRMSENAEVLVNSRDVLGDLPADLVAVNKDYAAGNPENLRIFFRVVDRLNHWVVADPAAAAAEIAPLIGVTPDVLARAFAASPELAKGYSLRVDPAGLKNLSDLMLEAEQITEPVDWSTELDQQYLPVQARTSFQ is encoded by the coding sequence ATGGCCGTTCTGGTAACCCTCGTGGTGGCGGGTGGGACCGCGAGTTGCGTGAACGAATCCGCCGCGCCGACCGAGAGTTCGAACTCGCTGAGAATTTCGGCGACCGGGGTCGACAGCCTGCCGTTCATGGCAATTCTGCAGGTCGGGATCAACAAGGGGTGGTTCACCGAGGAGGGCCTCGCCGTCAACATGTACTCGGGCGGCGGCGGTGGAAATACGCTCCGGGTCGTCACGAGCGGCGATGCGGATCTGGCGATCGCGGGCAACAGCTCCGTGGTATTGGCCTCGCGGCAGGTCAGTTCGAATCTGACCGTCATCGCCCCGTGGTTCCAGGTCAACGATTTCGGATGGATCGCGCCGGCCGGACGCAGCGTGCAGAATGCCACCCTGGGTTTCAGCTCGGCCGGCTCGTCCACCGAATTGCTCGTCAAGGGACTCGAACGCGATCTCGAGGTGAAATCGCAGGCCGTCGGGGCGATGGGGGACAACTGGACCGCCGCCAAGGCCGGTGAGATCACCGCGGGGTGGGCGATGGAGCCGTATATCACCGAAAAGCGGATGTCGGAGAATGCCGAGGTCCTCGTCAACAGCCGGGATGTCCTCGGCGACCTGCCCGCCGATCTGGTTGCCGTCAACAAGGACTACGCCGCCGGCAATCCCGAGAATCTGCGCATCTTCTTCCGGGTCGTGGACCGCCTGAACCACTGGGTGGTGGCCGATCCGGCCGCGGCCGCGGCGGAGATCGCTCCGCTGATCGGCGTCACCCCCGACGTCCTGGCCCGGGCGTTCGCCGCCTCGCCGGAGCTCGCCAAGGGGTATTCGCTGCGGGTGGATCCGGCGGGCCTGAAGAATCTGTCGGATCTCATGCTGGAGGCCGAGCAGATCACCGAACCTGTCGACTGGTCCACCGAACTGGATCAGCAGTATCTGCCGGTGCAAGCGCGCACGAGTTTCCAGTAG